A genomic segment from Luteolibacter ambystomatis encodes:
- the dnaA gene encoding chromosomal replication initiator protein DnaA yields MMAQEAVETMHESATDTNTEVHDGGAWDLICGDLQSMVSRDAFQRWFRAARMTSCEDGVVTIGVPGEIHQVWIETNYLPELTSAVCARIEGVHEVRVTIGTEEVAPVEKETPADEPAATYVRPDEPGAFEKRIKAAGLNPNYTFERFVVGNNSQFAHAACEAVAKRTGVGYNPLFIHGGPGLGKTHLMQSIGQEWLRRYPSSRVVYLTCEKFTNEFIDAVRRGDIEKFRRRYRSADVMLIDDVQFLAGKERSQEEFFHTFNTLLDGRQQVVLTSDRPACEIKNLEPRLVSRFECGLAVELQPPQMETRMAILRKKSDEWKVKVDGSILRFLAERIGTNVRRLEGALMRVATFASLAGESVSVDKVEHLLRDLLREEASRQISIDSIQKAVAEHFDVRLADMTSRRRPASIAFPRQVAMYLSRNLTKGSLMEIGEAFGGRDHGTVIHACKKISDRIGKEPGMRETIARIESGLRR; encoded by the coding sequence ATGATGGCACAGGAGGCAGTGGAAACGATGCATGAAAGCGCAACCGACACGAACACGGAGGTCCACGACGGTGGCGCGTGGGATCTCATTTGCGGTGACTTGCAGTCCATGGTCAGCCGCGATGCCTTCCAGCGCTGGTTCCGTGCCGCGCGCATGACGTCCTGCGAGGACGGCGTGGTTACCATCGGTGTTCCCGGTGAGATCCATCAGGTTTGGATCGAAACGAATTACCTTCCCGAACTGACCTCCGCAGTCTGCGCTCGCATCGAAGGCGTGCATGAGGTCCGCGTGACGATCGGCACCGAGGAAGTCGCTCCCGTCGAAAAGGAAACTCCCGCCGACGAACCCGCCGCCACCTACGTGCGCCCGGACGAACCCGGCGCGTTCGAGAAGCGCATCAAGGCCGCGGGCCTCAATCCGAACTATACCTTCGAGCGTTTCGTCGTCGGCAACAACAGCCAGTTCGCGCACGCCGCCTGCGAGGCCGTCGCGAAGCGCACCGGAGTCGGCTACAATCCGCTCTTCATTCACGGCGGTCCGGGTCTCGGCAAGACGCACCTGATGCAGTCGATCGGCCAGGAATGGCTGCGTCGCTATCCGTCCTCGCGCGTCGTCTACCTCACCTGCGAGAAGTTCACCAACGAGTTCATCGATGCCGTCCGCCGCGGAGACATCGAGAAATTCCGCCGCCGCTACCGCAGCGCGGACGTGATGCTCATCGATGATGTCCAGTTCCTCGCCGGCAAGGAGCGCTCGCAGGAGGAATTTTTCCACACCTTCAACACGCTGCTCGATGGCCGCCAGCAGGTGGTGCTCACCTCCGACCGCCCGGCCTGCGAGATCAAGAACCTCGAGCCGCGCCTCGTTTCCCGCTTCGAGTGCGGCCTCGCCGTCGAGCTCCAGCCGCCGCAGATGGAGACCCGGATGGCGATCCTCCGCAAGAAGTCGGACGAGTGGAAGGTGAAGGTCGATGGCTCGATCCTCCGTTTCCTGGCCGAGCGCATTGGCACCAACGTCCGCCGTCTGGAAGGCGCGTTGATGCGCGTGGCCACCTTCGCTTCCCTCGCCGGGGAGAGCGTCAGCGTGGACAAGGTGGAGCACCTGCTGCGCGACCTGCTCCGCGAGGAAGCCAGTCGCCAGATCAGCATCGACTCCATCCAGAAGGCCGTGGCCGAGCATTTCGACGTCCGCCTCGCGGACATGACCAGCCGCCGCCGCCCCGCCAGTATCGCCTTCCCACGGCAGGTGGCCATGTATCTGAGCCGGAACCTGACCAAGGGCTCCCTGATGGAGATCGGCGAAGCCTTCGGCGGCCGTGACCACGGCACGGTGATCCACGCCTGCAAGAAGATCTCCGACCGCATCGGCAAGGAGCCCGGCATGCGCGAAACCATCGCCCGGATCGAGTCCGGCCTGCGCCGTTAG
- the dnaN gene encoding DNA polymerase III subunit beta translates to MKFRISKEAFLDGLQKVQHVVSTRTTLPILSNVLLVASNGRLQFTTTDLDVGITGSVEAQIEREGATTLPAKRLVNIVRELPASEVEVSVDAKNVASIQSGPSFFKIIGLSQDEFPPLPDFGGAKEFRIPQIVLRDGLRKTSYAISTDETRYVLNGIFTSFREGKLTLVATDGRRLAMIENDLEFPASHETDVIIPTKAVQELQRLLGEAGDVLVRLSDSQISFTVGESLLVSKLIEGNYPNYRQVIPGDSTERVPLNREAMLETVRRVSLLSSDKSNSVKLVFGENQIEVTANSPDVGEARESMDVAYTGKAMQIAFNPDFLKAPLQNLDAETVYLDLIDEMSPGVIRIDGSFLYVLMPMRVTGG, encoded by the coding sequence ATGAAGTTCCGTATCTCCAAGGAAGCGTTCCTCGACGGCCTGCAGAAGGTCCAGCACGTCGTCAGCACCCGCACCACGCTGCCGATCCTCTCGAACGTCCTGCTGGTCGCCAGCAACGGCCGCCTCCAGTTCACCACCACGGACCTCGATGTCGGCATCACCGGCTCGGTGGAAGCCCAGATCGAGCGTGAAGGGGCCACCACCCTGCCGGCCAAGCGCCTTGTGAACATCGTCCGCGAACTGCCCGCCAGCGAGGTCGAGGTGTCCGTGGATGCGAAGAACGTGGCCTCGATCCAGAGTGGTCCGTCCTTCTTCAAGATCATCGGCCTCAGCCAGGACGAGTTCCCGCCGCTGCCGGACTTCGGCGGTGCCAAGGAATTCCGCATCCCGCAGATCGTGCTGCGCGACGGCCTCCGCAAGACCTCCTATGCGATCTCCACGGACGAGACCCGCTATGTGCTCAACGGCATCTTCACCTCCTTCCGTGAGGGCAAGCTGACGCTCGTCGCGACCGACGGCCGCCGCCTTGCGATGATCGAGAACGATCTTGAGTTCCCCGCTTCCCACGAAACCGACGTCATCATCCCGACCAAGGCCGTGCAGGAACTCCAGCGTCTGCTCGGTGAGGCCGGTGACGTGCTCGTCCGCCTCAGCGACAGCCAGATTTCCTTCACCGTCGGAGAGAGCCTGCTGGTCAGCAAGTTGATCGAGGGCAACTACCCGAACTACCGCCAGGTGATCCCGGGTGACTCCACCGAGCGCGTGCCGCTCAACCGCGAGGCGATGCTCGAAACCGTGCGCCGCGTTTCGCTGCTCTCTTCCGACAAGTCGAACTCGGTGAAGCTCGTCTTCGGCGAGAACCAGATCGAAGTGACCGCAAACTCGCCGGACGTCGGTGAAGCCCGTGAGTCGATGGATGTGGCTTACACCGGCAAGGCGATGCAGATCGCGTTCAACCCGGACTTTCTCAAGGCTCCGCTCCAGAACCTCGATGCCGAGACCGTCTATCTCGATCTCATCGATGAGATGAGCCCGGGTGTGATCCGCATCGACGGCAGCTTCCTTTATGTGCTCATGCCGATGCGCGTGACCGGAGGTTGA
- the ftsH gene encoding ATP-dependent zinc metalloprotease FtsH — translation MSDPQNSRTPQGPNRPGEPTGFNWRLLIFLTVALLILGVAFLNPNIGGNSKSITYPEFREAWDQGRVILNDQKKYPFKVAMKDSSYDATISGWVQPQPKKPENPQTEDYAFQVPVNLLLETDELKLLMRDHVPIRQVTATPAPAEAAPNGVRLLSMAEFRKAWALGEVVTNNAPTPLTLVSAPGSFDATLKGFRKEIKNWETPKGSDGKVLEPHQFEVNASVALLGDDLAKLIRSNGTYDNSTDFLKTAIVTFLPVLLVVLLLVFLFRQQMKAAGRGAMSFGKSKARLLTMDRNKVTFKDVAGIQEAKEELWEIVDFLRDPRKFQKLGGSIPKGVLMVGPPGTGKTLLARAIAGEADVPFFSISGSDFVEMFVGVGASRVRDMFEQGKKHAPCLIFIDEIDAVGRHRGHGLGGGHDEREQTLNQLLVEMDGFDTQEGVIIIAATNRPDVLDPALLRPGRFDRQVTVSLPDFKGREEILKVHVKKIKLAANTDLGVIARGTPGFSGAELANLINEAALLAARKGMTAVTLAELEEARDKVRWGRERRSLALSDKEKENTAYHEAGHAILNEILEHTDPLHKVTIIPRGPSLGSTMFLPTEDKFTYRKAELLDQLVVAMGGRVAEEIVFGNVTNGAVGDIRMATHIARKMVCEWGMSEKLGMVEYGESDGEVFLARDLGRRANYSSATAKLIDEEVKGLIDHAYGDAKRLLIERRETLEVIAQALLEYETLDAEHIKDLIETGSMKNPPNSPKPPSIPDEYRKKETPKRADDGSTDDGGPLPGAVVGAPA, via the coding sequence ATGTCCGATCCCCAGAACTCTAGAACACCCCAGGGTCCCAACCGCCCGGGTGAACCGACCGGCTTCAACTGGCGCCTGCTCATCTTCCTGACAGTGGCCCTGTTGATTCTTGGCGTCGCATTTTTGAATCCCAATATCGGCGGCAACTCGAAAAGCATCACCTATCCCGAGTTCCGCGAGGCATGGGACCAAGGCCGCGTGATCCTCAACGACCAGAAGAAATACCCCTTCAAGGTCGCCATGAAGGACTCGTCCTACGATGCCACCATCTCCGGCTGGGTGCAGCCCCAGCCGAAAAAGCCGGAAAATCCCCAGACCGAGGACTACGCCTTCCAGGTGCCGGTCAATCTCCTGCTGGAGACCGATGAACTGAAGCTCCTGATGCGCGATCACGTGCCGATCCGCCAGGTGACCGCCACCCCTGCTCCCGCGGAAGCCGCTCCGAACGGAGTCCGCCTGCTCTCGATGGCGGAGTTCCGCAAGGCCTGGGCGTTGGGTGAAGTGGTGACCAACAATGCACCGACTCCGCTCACCCTCGTTTCCGCGCCGGGTTCGTTCGACGCCACTCTCAAGGGCTTCCGCAAGGAAATCAAAAACTGGGAAACGCCGAAGGGCTCCGACGGCAAGGTGCTGGAACCGCACCAGTTCGAGGTGAACGCCTCCGTGGCGCTGCTGGGCGACGACCTCGCCAAGCTGATCCGCTCCAACGGCACCTACGACAACAGCACCGATTTCCTCAAGACCGCCATCGTCACCTTCCTGCCGGTGCTGCTGGTCGTCCTGCTGCTCGTGTTCCTGTTCCGCCAGCAGATGAAGGCGGCCGGACGCGGCGCGATGTCCTTCGGCAAGAGCAAGGCCCGCCTGCTCACCATGGATCGCAACAAGGTCACATTCAAGGACGTGGCCGGCATTCAGGAAGCCAAGGAAGAACTCTGGGAGATCGTCGATTTCCTGCGTGATCCCCGGAAGTTCCAGAAGCTCGGCGGCTCGATTCCGAAGGGCGTGCTCATGGTCGGCCCTCCGGGCACCGGCAAGACCCTGCTCGCCCGCGCCATTGCTGGTGAGGCGGACGTGCCGTTCTTCTCGATCTCCGGTTCCGACTTCGTCGAAATGTTCGTCGGCGTGGGTGCCTCGCGCGTCCGCGACATGTTCGAGCAAGGCAAGAAGCATGCGCCCTGCCTGATCTTCATCGATGAAATCGACGCCGTCGGTCGTCACCGCGGCCATGGCCTCGGCGGTGGTCACGACGAGCGCGAGCAGACGCTCAACCAGCTCCTCGTGGAGATGGACGGCTTCGACACCCAGGAAGGCGTGATCATCATCGCCGCGACCAACCGTCCGGACGTGCTCGACCCCGCGCTGCTGCGCCCGGGCCGCTTCGACCGCCAGGTCACCGTTTCCCTTCCCGACTTCAAGGGCCGTGAGGAGATCCTCAAGGTCCACGTGAAGAAGATCAAACTCGCGGCGAACACCGATCTCGGCGTGATCGCCCGCGGCACGCCCGGTTTCTCCGGCGCTGAACTCGCCAATCTCATCAACGAGGCCGCGCTGCTGGCCGCCCGCAAAGGCATGACCGCGGTGACGCTCGCCGAACTGGAGGAAGCCCGCGACAAGGTCCGCTGGGGTCGCGAGCGCCGCTCGCTCGCCCTCTCCGACAAGGAGAAGGAGAACACCGCTTATCACGAAGCCGGCCACGCGATTCTCAACGAGATTCTCGAGCACACCGATCCGCTCCACAAGGTGACGATCATCCCGCGCGGACCTTCGCTCGGCTCGACCATGTTCCTGCCAACGGAGGACAAGTTCACCTACCGCAAGGCCGAACTGCTCGACCAGCTCGTGGTCGCCATGGGCGGTCGTGTGGCCGAGGAAATCGTCTTCGGCAACGTGACCAACGGCGCCGTCGGCGACATCCGCATGGCCACCCACATCGCCCGCAAGATGGTCTGCGAGTGGGGCATGAGCGAAAAGCTCGGCATGGTCGAATACGGCGAATCCGATGGCGAGGTCTTCCTGGCACGCGATCTTGGACGCCGCGCCAACTACAGCAGCGCCACCGCCAAGCTCATCGACGAGGAAGTCAAGGGCCTCATCGACCACGCCTACGGTGACGCGAAGCGACTTCTTATCGAACGCCGCGAGACCCTCGAAGTCATCGCCCAGGCCCTGCTCGAATACGAGACCCTCGATGCCGAACACATCAAGGATCTCATCGAGACCGGCTCCATGAAGAACCCGCCGAACTCTCCGAAGCCACCATCCATTCCGGACGAGTATCGCAAAAAGGAGACGCCGAAGCGCGCCGACGACGGCTCGACCGATGATGGCGGCCCGCTGCCGGGCGCGGTGGTCGGAGCTCCGGCTTGA